The proteins below are encoded in one region of Dioscorea cayenensis subsp. rotundata cultivar TDr96_F1 chromosome 18, TDr96_F1_v2_PseudoChromosome.rev07_lg8_w22 25.fasta, whole genome shotgun sequence:
- the LOC120282490 gene encoding GDSL esterase/lipase At2g31550-like isoform X1, giving the protein MAHNILILFLFYLHAITLTCSSEGNEKSPKFSAILVFGDSTVDTGNNGHIPTLFRSNHHPYGRDLSSHKASGRFSNGRLVPDFLSSALGLNDHLPPFLDPDLTTNDLHTGVSFASAGSGLDDVTSALSRTMTTAKQVKMFESYIDNLKKIAGDAEASNIISNSLIVTSAGTNDMILNFYDIPTRKFEFNITEYQDFLLQKLHDIIMDIYKLGGRKFLIAGLPPIGCIPVQMTVKFKRQSERVCIDEQNIDASIYNSKLQALLPQLQQILPGSLFVYQDLFDELMKILKEPEKYGFKETKKGCCGTGLFEIGPLCNTMTSLCDDVSTRNPQQVSADSIQKLKRSLVFLRARPDANINNME; this is encoded by the exons ATGGCACACAACATCCTCATCTTGTTCTTATTCTACCTCCATGCTATAACCTTAACTTGCAGTTCTGAAGGCAATGAAAAATCTCCTAAATTCTCAGCCATTTTAGTTTTCGGAGACTCTACAGTGGACACAGGAAACAACGGCCACATTCCGACGCTCTTCCGTAGCAACCACCACCCCTACGGCCGAGATTTATCCAGTCACAAGGCCTCCGGGAGGTTCTCCAATGGTCGTCTTGTCCCTGACTTTCTGTCGTCTGCACTTGGTCTAAATGACCATTTACCGCCTTTTCTGGACCCAGACTTGACAACCAATGATCTTCATACCGGTGTCAGTTTCGCGTCAGCCGGTTCAGGTTTGGATGACGTGACATCAGCCCTGTCAAGAACAATGACAACGGCTAAACAAGTAAAGATGTTTGAATCATACATTGATAATCTTAAAAAGATTGCAGGTGATGCAGAGGCCAGCAACATTATTTCCAATTCTTTGATAGTTACTAGTGCAGGTACTAATGACATGATCTTAAACTTCTATGACATACCAACAAGAAAGTTTGAATTCAACATTACTGAGTATCAGGActttcttctccaaaagttgCATGACATTATCATG GATATATATAAACTTGGAGGAAGGAAGTTCCTAATAGCAGGACTTCCTCCAATTGGTTGTATTCCAGTGCAAATGACTGTGAAATTTAAGCGTCAATCAGAACGTGTTTGCATTGATGAACAGAACATAGATGCCTCCATTTATAACTCCAAACTCCAAGCTCTTCTTCCCCAGTTACAACAGATTCTTCCTGGAAGCTTGTTTGTTTATCAAGATTTGTTTGATGAActgatgaagatcttgaaggAACCTGAGAAATATG GTTTCAAGGAGACAAAGAAAGGGTGCTGTGGAACAGGATTGTTTGAGATTGGACCTCTTTGTAACACCATGACCTCCCTTTGTGATGATGTATCTA CTAGGAACCCCCAACAAGTCTCAGCGGATTCTATTCAAAAGCTAAAGCGCTCACTTGTTTTCCTGAGAGCGAGGCCGGATGCCAATATCAACAACATGGAGTAG
- the LOC120282490 gene encoding GDSL esterase/lipase At2g31550-like isoform X2: protein MAHNILILFLFYLHAITLTCSSEGNEKSPKFSAILVFGDSTVDTGNNGHIPTLFRSNHHPYGRDLSSHKASGRFSNGRLVPDFLSSALGLNDHLPPFLDPDLTTNDLHTGVSFASAGSGLDDVTSALSRTMTTAKQVKMFESYIDNLKKIAGDAEASNIISNSLIVTSAGTNDMILNFYDIPTRKFEFNITEYQDFLLQKLHDIIMDIYKLGGRKFLIAGLPPIGCIPVQMTVKFKRQSERVCIDEQNIDASIYNSKLQALLPQLQQILPGSLFVYQDLFDELMKILKEPEKYGFKETKKGCCGTGLFEIGPLCNTMTSLCDDVSSYVFFDAIHPTERVYGQITQYMMEHAIPLFGE, encoded by the exons ATGGCACACAACATCCTCATCTTGTTCTTATTCTACCTCCATGCTATAACCTTAACTTGCAGTTCTGAAGGCAATGAAAAATCTCCTAAATTCTCAGCCATTTTAGTTTTCGGAGACTCTACAGTGGACACAGGAAACAACGGCCACATTCCGACGCTCTTCCGTAGCAACCACCACCCCTACGGCCGAGATTTATCCAGTCACAAGGCCTCCGGGAGGTTCTCCAATGGTCGTCTTGTCCCTGACTTTCTGTCGTCTGCACTTGGTCTAAATGACCATTTACCGCCTTTTCTGGACCCAGACTTGACAACCAATGATCTTCATACCGGTGTCAGTTTCGCGTCAGCCGGTTCAGGTTTGGATGACGTGACATCAGCCCTGTCAAGAACAATGACAACGGCTAAACAAGTAAAGATGTTTGAATCATACATTGATAATCTTAAAAAGATTGCAGGTGATGCAGAGGCCAGCAACATTATTTCCAATTCTTTGATAGTTACTAGTGCAGGTACTAATGACATGATCTTAAACTTCTATGACATACCAACAAGAAAGTTTGAATTCAACATTACTGAGTATCAGGActttcttctccaaaagttgCATGACATTATCATG GATATATATAAACTTGGAGGAAGGAAGTTCCTAATAGCAGGACTTCCTCCAATTGGTTGTATTCCAGTGCAAATGACTGTGAAATTTAAGCGTCAATCAGAACGTGTTTGCATTGATGAACAGAACATAGATGCCTCCATTTATAACTCCAAACTCCAAGCTCTTCTTCCCCAGTTACAACAGATTCTTCCTGGAAGCTTGTTTGTTTATCAAGATTTGTTTGATGAActgatgaagatcttgaaggAACCTGAGAAATATG GTTTCAAGGAGACAAAGAAAGGGTGCTGTGGAACAGGATTGTTTGAGATTGGACCTCTTTGTAACACCATGACCTCCCTTTGTGATGATGTATCTAGTTATGTGTTCTTTGATGCTATTCATCCCACTGAAAGGGTTTATGGGCAAATTACACAATACATGATGGAACATGCAATTCCACTGTTTGGGGAATAA
- the LOC120282561 gene encoding dehydration-responsive element-binding protein 2C-like isoform X2, which produces MQGKGGPDNAQCNYRGVRQRTWGKWVAEIREPHRGNRLWLGTFTTALEAARAYDQAAKAMYGPCARLNLPDQSSSAMESSLTKSDSYDSTTTTHYSHDLYASDEPETKIVPKLEVEDDSQVRSSEAGEATKAEAGMDQNEHYSSFDLPEEMFDIEDVLRVIDDEKPDGNAGFEFGSSSDFSFQLQNPDAKMLGTLSHMEWSSVSVDSKNLDYIRPMRQECDYGLIDEQALAELELPNSNLESS; this is translated from the coding sequence ATGCAAGGAAAAGGAGGCCCAGATAATGCTCAATGCAATTATCGTGGTGTAAGGCAGCGGACATGGGGTAAATGGGTTGCCGAAATCCGAGAGCCACACCGAGGAAATCGTTTATGGCTTGGGACCTTCACAACTGCATTGGAAGCtgctcgagcctatgatcaagCTGCAAAGGCAATGTATGGCCCTTGTGCCCGTCTAAACCTCCCTGACCAAAGCAGCTCAGCTATGGAGTCCTCTTTGACAAAATCAGACTCATATGACTCAACAACTACAACGCATTATTCACATGATTTATATGCCTCGGACGAGCCTGAGACCAAGATTGTTCCAAAACTTGAAGTAGAAGATGACAGTCAAGTAAGAAGCTCTGAAGCTGGTGAAGCTACCAAGGCAGAAGCCGGTATGGATCAGAATGAACATTATAGTAGTTTTGACTTACCAGAAGAgatgtttgatattgaagacGTGTTGAGGGTTATAGATGATGAAAAACCAGATGGAAATGCAGGCTTTGAATTTGGAAGCTCTTCAGACTTCTCATTTCAGTTGCAGAATCCTGATGCGAAGATGCTCGGAACCTTGAGCCACATGGAGTGGTCATCCGTGAGCGTTGACTCGAAGAACTTAGACTATATCAGACCAATGAGACAAGAATGTGATTATGGTTTGATCGATGAACAAGCGCTGGCTGAGTTAGAGCTTCCAAATTCAAACTTAGAATCTTCTTGA
- the LOC120282561 gene encoding dehydration-responsive element-binding protein 2C-like isoform X1, giving the protein MAEPERNRRVRRRRGGPDSLAQTLAKWKELNQQLDSSKDGERCSRRVPAKGSKKGCMQGKGGPDNAQCNYRGVRQRTWGKWVAEIREPHRGNRLWLGTFTTALEAARAYDQAAKAMYGPCARLNLPDQSSSAMESSLTKSDSYDSTTTTHYSHDLYASDEPETKIVPKLEVEDDSQVRSSEAGEATKAEAGMDQNEHYSSFDLPEEMFDIEDVLRVIDDEKPDGNAGFEFGSSSDFSFQLQNPDAKMLGTLSHMEWSSVSVDSKNLDYIRPMRQECDYGLIDEQALAELELPNSNLESS; this is encoded by the exons ATGGCGGAGCCGGAGAG AAACAGAAGAGTTCGAAGGAGGCGTGGTGGCCCTGATTCCCTAGCCCAGACACTTGCTAAATGGAAAGAACTGAATCAACAGCTAGACTCTTCTAAGGATGGTGAAAGATGTTCTCGCAGGGTGCCTGCGAAGGGCTCGAAGAAGGGTTGCATGCAAGGAAAAGGAGGCCCAGATAATGCTCAATGCAATTATCGTGGTGTAAGGCAGCGGACATGGGGTAAATGGGTTGCCGAAATCCGAGAGCCACACCGAGGAAATCGTTTATGGCTTGGGACCTTCACAACTGCATTGGAAGCtgctcgagcctatgatcaagCTGCAAAGGCAATGTATGGCCCTTGTGCCCGTCTAAACCTCCCTGACCAAAGCAGCTCAGCTATGGAGTCCTCTTTGACAAAATCAGACTCATATGACTCAACAACTACAACGCATTATTCACATGATTTATATGCCTCGGACGAGCCTGAGACCAAGATTGTTCCAAAACTTGAAGTAGAAGATGACAGTCAAGTAAGAAGCTCTGAAGCTGGTGAAGCTACCAAGGCAGAAGCCGGTATGGATCAGAATGAACATTATAGTAGTTTTGACTTACCAGAAGAgatgtttgatattgaagacGTGTTGAGGGTTATAGATGATGAAAAACCAGATGGAAATGCAGGCTTTGAATTTGGAAGCTCTTCAGACTTCTCATTTCAGTTGCAGAATCCTGATGCGAAGATGCTCGGAACCTTGAGCCACATGGAGTGGTCATCCGTGAGCGTTGACTCGAAGAACTTAGACTATATCAGACCAATGAGACAAGAATGTGATTATGGTTTGATCGATGAACAAGCGCTGGCTGAGTTAGAGCTTCCAAATTCAAACTTAGAATCTTCTTGA